In the Clostridiisalibacter paucivorans DSM 22131 genome, TAGAAGACATTATAGGAGGCAATGCCCCTAATATGGTGCCTGATGCTGCTAAGGCTAAAATAAAGGTATCAGAATATGGAAAGAAAGAAGTAGTGGAAAAGTTTAATACTTTTGTTGAAAAGACTGGTCATCAAATGGAGTTAACAGAAGATGAAATAGGGCAATCAGTAACTATATTAAGTAAGGGAGTATCAGCCCATGGCAGTATGCCTCAATTAGGAAAGAACGCCATATCCATATTATTAAGTTTTCTTGGACAGTTAAATAAAATAAATGGAGATTGGGCTAATTTTATTAAAGACTATAATGAAAAGATAGGAATGGAGTATTATGGCCAATCTATAGGGTGTGGATTTGAGGATGATATATCAGGAAAGCTAGTGTTCAATGTAGGAAAAATAAATGCAGCAAAGGATAGTGTTAAGATATCAGTGAATATAAGATATCCAATAGAGATTGATTCAAAGGATGTATATGATGGTATAAAAAAATCATTAGAAGATAGCAATATAAAATTAGTAGAAAAAAGTCATCAATCTCCTATATATATACCTAAAGATGATATTTTAGTTCAAAAACTTATGAAAGTATATAGAGAGATAACAGGGGATGAAGAAAGTGATGCTATAACTATAGGTGGTGGCACATATGCTAGAGCTATGGACAATGCAGTTGCCTTTGGACCAGCATTTCCAGGGAATGAAGATGTAGCTCATCAAAAGGATGAATATATGTCTATAGATGATTTAATAAAGAATGCACAGATATATACAAAGGCATTATATGAGCTTAGCAAATAAATTTTAAAAAAATAGATTTTTTTAGACAAAATTCTTGACAATAGGTTGTTTATACTGTAATATATATAAATGTGAGCAATAAGTGACCCATTAGCTCAGTTGGCAGAGCACCTGACTTTTAATCAGGGTGTCCGGCGTTCGAGTCGCCGATGGGTCACCATTTTTTTCGGCCCTATGGTCAAGCGGTTAAGACACCGCCCTTTCACGGCGGTAACCCGGGTTCGAGTCCCGGTAGGGTCACCATTATGGGCGCGTAGCTCAGCTGGGAGAGCACCTGCCTTACAAGCAGGGGGTCACAGGTTCGAGCCCTGTCGCGCCCACCATAATAAGGTAATAGTAAGTAGTTAGATTAAAATAAAAAAAATTGGCCTGGTAGTTCAGTTGGTTAGAATGCCAGCCTGTCACGCTGGAGGTCGAGGGTTCGAGTCCCTTCCAGGTCGCCAAAGTTATACTTAGTAGTATATGGTTCGTAGTTAGTAATCCTTAGATGAAAACCTACGGATTTTCTTAATTCTTTTATCAATAGGACAAGTTTAGTAGAAAAGTTCGTAGTTCGTAGCAAGTAGCCCATAGAAGAAATCCTATAGATTTCTATATTATTTACTAAGAACTAAGAACTAAGAGCTAAGAACTGAGAACTAAGAACTAAATAATCATGCTGGTGTAGCTCAATTGGTATAAGCAGAGAACCCAAATCTTCATTATGATTTGGTGTGAATCGCTTAGTACGGTACAATGAAGAGTTGACGAAAAGTAATTAAATAGTACAAAGTAAATAATCATGCTGGGTGTAGCTCAATTGGTAGAGCAACTGACTTGTAATCAGTAGGTTGGGGGTTCAAGTCCTCTCACCAGCTCCAAAAAAAGGTCGGAGACGCGAAAGGCTCTCTGGTCTTTTTTTATTTAAAAAAAGATATAGACTAAATGTCCATATCTTTATTTTCCCATCTTAAATCTTTTCCATAGAATCTTAATGCCCTGAAATTATTAAATATTCTAGAAAAAATCCTATCGGTATATATTTCTGCCATCTCTTTTGGAGATAAATTTGTAGATATAACAGTTTTTTTATTGTCTATAAGTCTTGAATTGACTATATTGAATATTTCACTATTTGTAAATGATGTAGGATTCTCTGTTCCTAGATCGTCAATAATCAATAGATCTGAATCAAATAATAGATTATACTCTGTGTCGTCACTTTTACTATTAATGTTATTTTCAAATTTATGACTTCGAATAATATCCATCATTTTAAAAGCAGTTTGATATATTACTATTTTTCCCCTATCCAGAAGCCCCTTTGCTATACAGTTACACATAAATGTCTTTCCCAATCCAGTTGTACCATAAAAAAATAAATTTTCAGTGTGTTTATCATCAAATTGAAATACAAATTCTTCTGATATACTTAGGATTTGTAACATATTTTCCCTTGGACTTATATCTTCTCCTTCGAAGGGATTTTCAGAGAATAGATTTATATCAAAGGTTTTAAAGTTTTCCCTTTCTAAGACTCTAGATATATTAGACATTTTGTATGCACGATTTATTAATTCCTGTTTAAAACAACTACATTTATTGCCATTTTTCAAAAAACCAGTATCTTGACATTTATCACATGAGTATTTAATATCTAGGTATTCCATGGGTATATTATTTTCTGTTAACAGTATTGCCTTTTCTTTTTTTAGTTCTTCCATAATATTTTTTATCTCATATACCTTTTCTTCATACGAATCAGGATTGTTCAATATGGTCTTAGATATCAAAAGTCCAGTTCTAGAGATAGTGTCATCAATTTCTTTTATTCTTGGAATTTTTTTATAGATTTTTGTTTGCTTAATTTTTTGTTCATGAATCGCCTTGTCTCGTTTTTTTTCATAATCTTTAAGTATTACATTTATAATTTCCTTTTTCATAATTAATCCCCTGCCTTTTTAAACTTCCATCTTACCATATCTTCTAACTCTTTAGCAGAATATTTAGAAGTTCGTTGTTCAAAGTTATGAAATTTAGTTTTAATTGTATTACGTGAGTTAAATTT is a window encoding:
- a CDS encoding ATP-binding protein produces the protein MKKEIINVILKDYEKKRDKAIHEQKIKQTKIYKKIPRIKEIDDTISRTGLLISKTILNNPDSYEEKVYEIKNIMEELKKEKAILLTENNIPMEYLDIKYSCDKCQDTGFLKNGNKCSCFKQELINRAYKMSNISRVLERENFKTFDINLFSENPFEGEDISPRENMLQILSISEEFVFQFDDKHTENLFFYGTTGLGKTFMCNCIAKGLLDRGKIVIYQTAFKMMDIIRSHKFENNINSKSDDTEYNLLFDSDLLIIDDLGTENPTSFTNSEIFNIVNSRLIDNKKTVISTNLSPKEMAEIYTDRIFSRIFNNFRALRFYGKDLRWENKDMDI
- the pepV gene encoding dipeptidase PepV — encoded protein: MNLNTYVDNYKEDIICKTQELIKIKSVEEEPKKGMPFGEGPYRALEYVLELSETLGLKTLNVDGYAGHTGYGQGNETVGVLVHLDVVPEGEGWTYPPYGGEIHDGKIYGRGIVDDKGPAIAAIYALKALKDSGVSLSKKIRIIFGTNEETGWGGIKYYIDKIGVPDMAFTPDAEYPVIHGEKGILIFDIVKKLENESNGDIIIEDIIGGNAPNMVPDAAKAKIKVSEYGKKEVVEKFNTFVEKTGHQMELTEDEIGQSVTILSKGVSAHGSMPQLGKNAISILLSFLGQLNKINGDWANFIKDYNEKIGMEYYGQSIGCGFEDDISGKLVFNVGKINAAKDSVKISVNIRYPIEIDSKDVYDGIKKSLEDSNIKLVEKSHQSPIYIPKDDILVQKLMKVYREITGDEESDAITIGGGTYARAMDNAVAFGPAFPGNEDVAHQKDEYMSIDDLIKNAQIYTKALYELSK